The SAR324 cluster bacterium genome window below encodes:
- a CDS encoding FIST C-terminal domain-containing protein, with protein sequence MKWASALSDDESLYYAIRYCSEEILNQFRGEPPDLVVIFVSEHFRKSFYRVPEILASELHPHHVLGCSAAGVIGSGKELEKHQGVSITAAILPNVDLNPFHLKNQDLPFFETGGSSRFLKIPSGQENDFVMLSDPLSFDSERFLTRLDMLFPKSQKVGGLASGGKIQGENTLFLNQKIYDSGMIGLALSGNIQMDTIVARGSRALGMPMFVTECQEDALLKLDEQPALQMLQELYDSLPTEDQQRFSQDIFLGIAKKGQVSYDDDDFLLRQIAGIDQKHQAIMIHGKVEPFSVVQFHLKDGESSKADLDSMLLQYQNRLLTNYPQGALLFSCMERGAYLFGRTGHETERFVHHIGEIPLGGFFSSGEIGSVEGRSSLHGLSSSFGLFRTRKSK encoded by the coding sequence ATGAAATGGGCATCTGCGCTTTCCGATGACGAATCACTGTATTATGCGATTCGCTACTGTTCGGAAGAAATCTTAAATCAATTCCGGGGTGAACCTCCGGATCTTGTTGTTATTTTTGTATCAGAACACTTCCGGAAATCGTTTTATCGTGTTCCTGAAATTCTGGCCTCTGAATTACATCCGCACCATGTCCTGGGGTGTTCTGCCGCAGGTGTGATCGGCTCAGGCAAAGAGTTGGAAAAGCATCAGGGGGTTTCCATCACTGCGGCGATTTTGCCCAATGTGGATTTGAATCCGTTCCATTTGAAAAACCAGGATCTGCCTTTTTTTGAAACAGGTGGCAGTTCCCGTTTTCTTAAAATTCCATCAGGGCAGGAAAATGATTTTGTCATGCTGTCCGATCCACTCAGTTTTGATTCAGAACGTTTTCTCACTCGACTGGACATGCTCTTCCCCAAGAGCCAGAAAGTTGGCGGGTTGGCCAGCGGTGGCAAAATCCAAGGCGAAAACACCCTGTTTCTGAACCAGAAAATATATGATTCAGGGATGATTGGTTTAGCGTTGTCCGGGAACATTCAAATGGATACCATTGTCGCTAGAGGGAGTCGTGCGCTTGGAATGCCCATGTTTGTGACAGAATGTCAGGAGGACGCCTTGCTGAAACTGGATGAACAACCCGCCTTGCAGATGTTACAGGAACTCTACGACAGTCTTCCAACGGAAGATCAGCAGCGATTTTCACAGGATATCTTTCTTGGCATTGCCAAAAAAGGACAGGTTTCTTATGACGACGATGATTTCCTGTTGCGGCAAATTGCAGGTATTGATCAGAAGCATCAGGCCATCATGATCCATGGTAAGGTGGAACCGTTTTCGGTGGTACAGTTTCATCTCAAGGATGGTGAATCGTCCAAAGCGGATCTGGACAGCATGTTGTTGCAGTATCAGAACCGGCTCTTAACAAACTATCCTCAGGGAGCGTTGCTGTTTTCATGTATGGAACGGGGCGCCTATCTGTTTGGCAGAACAGGCCATGAAACAGAGCGCTTTGTGCATCACATCGGCGAAATTCCTCTTGGTGGTTTTTTCAGCAGTGGTGAAATCGGCTCTGTCGAAGGGCGCAGTTCATTGCATGGCCTCAGCAGTTCCTTTGGTTTGTTCCGAACCCGAAAAAGTAAATAA
- a CDS encoding STAS/SEC14 domain-containing protein has protein sequence MPVIQLEAQLSSSQLLQAVAQMPEPELEQFVAEVMALRARLHTSTLSESESKLLNKINLGIPELIQSRYDELMVKRQNESLAGTELQELLNLTDQVEKLEAERVEALAELAQIRGVQLAELMKNLGIPRHV, from the coding sequence ATGCCGGTGATTCAATTGGAAGCTCAACTTTCTTCGTCACAATTACTTCAGGCTGTGGCACAAATGCCAGAACCTGAATTAGAGCAGTTTGTCGCTGAAGTCATGGCTCTGCGCGCGAGGCTTCACACTTCGACGTTATCTGAATCTGAATCGAAACTTTTGAATAAAATCAATCTGGGAATCCCTGAATTGATACAGTCTCGCTATGACGAATTGATGGTTAAACGACAAAATGAATCTCTGGCAGGCACGGAGTTACAGGAATTGCTGAACCTGACGGATCAGGTTGAAAAACTGGAAGCCGAACGTGTGGAAGCTTTGGCAGAACTGGCTCAAATACGAGGGGTGCAACTCGCGGAACTTATGAAAAATCTGGGTATTCCACGCCATGTCTAA
- a CDS encoding DUF3427 domain-containing protein: protein MENEGVYEQLVTQLLRQRLEKLGSDFFIEKQVLDSAESALVLSHFLQKIIWSVLESIPQGNDRLTLQIELSNRLILWLQDQSPNTESSQNLLDIQGHLLTALFSNHNPVAADLKSHISRITPVTGLSQSELFTGSNVGISLDSEIKREILSADKICWIVSFIKWTGIRIFKEELDEFTHSGRQLRIITTTYMGATDLKAVEFLASLPNTEIKLSYNTAQERLHAKSYLFLRNSGFNTAYIGSSNISRSALTNGLEWNLKITTQEIPHIIDKFQNTFETYWFSSDFETFVTGHEESREKLRRALQTENHEPQFENEFYFDIQPLPYQKEILERLAVEREIHNRWKNLIVAATGTGKTVISAFDFQRFYRKKPHARLLFVAHREEILKQALSMFRGILHQSRFGNLWVGGNKPERYDSLFVSVQTLYNQLPTLDLSVDYYDFIIIDEVHHIAAESYRPILSNFHPRILLGLTATPERHDGIDILDDFCGHIAAELRLPDAINRRFLCPFQYFGIDDDVDLSRVSWDRGHYNPSELTRIYTSNDFRCLHILRNMQTILGDIHSIKALAFCVSQDHAQYMAEKFMLNGMKVAVLTSKNTQERVQLRNDLVQGKINILCVVDIFNEGVDIPEIDTLLFLRPTESLTIFLQQLGRGLRLAEGKECLTVLDFVGNARSEYDFHQKFRAIIGKSQGSIVSEIEQNFPHLPLGCSIVLQKKAREVILNNIKNAIVNQKKLIDWIRSYREHTHLPLTLKNFLKINPSVTLEDIYKTKIEVGGGWSRLCVKAGVLQKELNPKVEKSVYKGIANRLLQSTSRSYLRFVTALVSNKFQWNTENEIENQMALMFHYDFWQENGLKLGFSSLQESLFELGKDPILVDELHQIVSLILDSLDFAEYPMNLGYPNALQVHARYSRDQILSSLGEHRFDKKSNSREGVLEIKNRNLEILFVTLQKSEKKFSPTTLYHDYALSEHLFHWQSQNSARPDRGKGLSYIQQMQTGKRIILFVREASYNEYGRAMGFVNLGQAFLESYSGSQPMNIIWRLEHTLPSYLWHDAAKLAIA, encoded by the coding sequence ATGGAAAATGAAGGTGTATATGAACAATTGGTTACACAACTTCTTAGGCAACGTCTAGAAAAGTTGGGTTCGGATTTTTTTATCGAAAAACAGGTTTTAGATTCAGCAGAGTCTGCTCTTGTCTTGTCACATTTTCTTCAAAAAATTATTTGGTCTGTTCTAGAGTCCATTCCACAAGGAAATGATCGACTTACTCTACAAATTGAACTTTCCAACAGGTTGATTCTCTGGCTTCAAGACCAGAGCCCAAATACAGAATCCTCGCAAAATCTTCTGGATATCCAAGGACATCTTCTAACTGCGCTGTTTTCTAACCATAATCCTGTTGCCGCAGATCTAAAGTCTCACATTTCCAGAATCACTCCTGTAACAGGTCTATCACAAAGCGAATTATTTACTGGAAGCAATGTTGGCATTTCATTGGATTCAGAAATTAAACGTGAAATCCTATCTGCAGATAAAATTTGCTGGATAGTGTCATTTATTAAATGGACAGGTATTCGAATATTCAAGGAGGAATTGGATGAATTTACTCATAGTGGACGTCAACTCCGAATCATTACAACCACATACATGGGAGCAACAGATCTGAAAGCTGTAGAGTTTTTGGCGTCACTTCCAAATACTGAAATCAAATTAAGTTACAATACGGCACAGGAACGCCTCCATGCCAAATCTTATTTATTCTTACGAAATAGTGGTTTTAACACCGCATATATTGGGTCTTCCAATATTTCCAGATCGGCACTGACAAATGGTCTTGAATGGAATCTTAAAATTACGACGCAGGAAATTCCGCATATTATTGATAAATTTCAAAACACCTTTGAAACCTATTGGTTCTCTTCTGATTTTGAGACCTTTGTCACAGGTCATGAGGAATCACGGGAAAAACTTAGGCGGGCTTTACAAACAGAAAACCACGAACCTCAATTTGAAAACGAATTTTATTTTGATATCCAACCTTTGCCCTACCAAAAGGAAATCCTGGAACGTTTGGCCGTGGAACGAGAGATTCATAATCGTTGGAAAAATCTGATTGTTGCCGCAACGGGTACTGGCAAAACAGTGATTTCTGCTTTCGACTTTCAACGTTTTTACAGAAAAAAGCCTCACGCAAGATTGCTGTTTGTAGCTCATCGTGAAGAAATATTAAAACAGGCTTTGTCAATGTTTCGGGGGATTCTTCATCAGTCAAGATTTGGAAATTTGTGGGTAGGGGGAAATAAACCCGAACGTTATGATTCTCTATTTGTTTCAGTTCAAACACTCTATAATCAACTGCCAACATTGGATCTATCAGTAGATTATTATGACTTTATCATTATTGATGAAGTTCATCATATTGCAGCAGAAAGCTATCGGCCGATTCTTTCAAATTTTCATCCCAGAATTCTATTAGGTCTGACCGCTACTCCTGAAAGACACGATGGCATCGATATTCTAGATGATTTTTGTGGACACATAGCAGCAGAACTTCGATTACCAGATGCCATTAATCGGCGATTTTTGTGTCCTTTTCAATATTTCGGAATCGATGATGATGTTGATTTATCAAGGGTAAGTTGGGATCGAGGGCATTATAATCCTTCAGAACTAACAAGAATCTACACATCTAATGATTTTCGATGTCTGCATATATTGCGAAATATGCAGACTATTCTTGGCGATATTCACTCAATCAAAGCCCTTGCTTTTTGTGTGAGCCAGGATCATGCCCAATATATGGCTGAAAAATTTATGCTCAATGGGATGAAAGTTGCTGTATTGACAAGTAAAAACACGCAAGAACGGGTACAACTCCGAAATGATTTGGTTCAGGGAAAAATAAATATTCTATGCGTCGTAGATATTTTTAATGAAGGGGTAGATATTCCTGAAATTGACACGCTTCTATTTCTTCGTCCCACAGAAAGTCTAACCATTTTTTTACAACAATTAGGCAGAGGATTACGTTTAGCAGAAGGAAAGGAATGTCTAACCGTGCTTGATTTTGTGGGAAATGCAAGATCAGAGTATGATTTTCATCAAAAATTTAGAGCTATCATTGGAAAATCACAGGGCTCTATTGTCTCTGAAATTGAACAGAATTTTCCTCACCTCCCACTTGGATGCAGTATTGTTCTTCAAAAAAAAGCACGTGAAGTGATCTTAAATAACATCAAAAATGCCATTGTGAATCAAAAAAAACTTATAGATTGGATTCGTTCTTATCGGGAACATACTCATCTTCCCTTGACGCTCAAAAACTTTTTGAAAATCAATCCATCCGTCACACTGGAAGATATTTATAAAACAAAGATTGAAGTAGGTGGAGGCTGGAGTCGTCTTTGTGTGAAGGCTGGTGTGTTACAAAAGGAACTGAATCCTAAAGTGGAAAAATCAGTATATAAGGGAATTGCTAATCGACTATTACAGAGTACTTCCCGATCATATCTCCGGTTTGTAACCGCTTTGGTTTCAAATAAATTCCAATGGAACACAGAAAATGAGATTGAGAATCAAATGGCTTTGATGTTCCATTATGATTTCTGGCAAGAAAATGGACTCAAACTGGGCTTTTCATCTTTACAAGAGAGCCTGTTTGAATTGGGTAAAGATCCCATTCTGGTTGATGAACTTCATCAAATTGTAAGCTTAATACTAGATTCTCTGGATTTTGCCGAATATCCTATGAATCTTGGATATCCGAACGCTCTTCAAGTACATGCTCGATATAGCCGAGATCAAATCTTGTCATCACTTGGAGAACATCGCTTTGATAAAAAATCAAACAGTCGAGAAGGGGTTTTGGAAATCAAAAATCGTAATCTGGAAATACTTTTTGTAACACTCCAAAAATCTGAAAAAAAGTTTTCCCCGACAACTCTTTACCATGATTACGC
- the aroB gene encoding 3-dehydroquinate synthase has product MKELRVNIPGYEYNIHIGQGISTVTLPETVTRTKTDMVVVVTNETINRIYPGLVAEMLRETGITVKTCVLPDGEIYKNIDTLNQIYNFLFEHHANRRTLLIAFGGGVIGDMTGFAAATFMRGIPFMQVPTTLLADVDSSVGGKTAVNHPLGKNAIGAFKQPIYVCIDLNFLKTLPERELKAGYFELIKHGFIHDAALFDFLQNYRFENLDMNFFEEAIFRSCQVKARVVEQDEKETGLRATLNFGHTLGHLLETHTGYTQYLHGEAVGVGMLFAAFVSHQWNFLDTKDFQRVSQTLEAIVEPMVLPALDFNQFQELMLHDKKADQKSVHFILLKNVGTCFINKHTSVESLWEVFQTFLIRFPKLIRLETQGG; this is encoded by the coding sequence ATGAAAGAATTGCGTGTCAATATCCCGGGCTATGAATACAACATTCATATTGGTCAGGGCATTTCAACAGTAACATTGCCCGAAACTGTGACCAGAACAAAAACAGATATGGTGGTGGTGGTGACCAATGAAACCATCAACCGGATCTATCCCGGTTTGGTGGCTGAAATGTTGAGAGAAACCGGTATCACGGTTAAAACCTGTGTGCTTCCGGATGGAGAAATTTATAAAAATATCGACACACTCAATCAGATTTATAATTTTCTGTTTGAACACCATGCCAATCGCAGAACATTGCTGATCGCCTTCGGTGGCGGTGTGATTGGTGACATGACAGGTTTTGCCGCGGCCACCTTCATGAGAGGAATCCCCTTCATGCAGGTTCCGACCACCTTGCTGGCGGATGTGGATAGCAGTGTCGGCGGAAAAACCGCGGTCAATCATCCGTTGGGGAAAAACGCCATTGGTGCCTTCAAACAACCGATCTATGTCTGCATTGATCTCAATTTTCTGAAAACACTTCCCGAGCGGGAATTGAAAGCGGGCTATTTTGAGTTGATCAAACACGGATTCATTCATGATGCCGCACTCTTTGATTTTCTACAAAATTATCGTTTTGAAAACCTGGACATGAATTTTTTTGAAGAGGCTATTTTCCGTTCGTGTCAGGTCAAAGCCCGTGTGGTGGAACAGGATGAAAAGGAAACAGGCTTACGCGCAACCCTCAATTTTGGACACACACTCGGACATTTGCTGGAAACGCACACAGGCTATACCCAATATCTGCATGGCGAAGCGGTCGGAGTGGGGATGCTGTTTGCGGCGTTTGTGTCGCATCAATGGAATTTTTTGGATACAAAGGATTTTCAACGGGTCAGTCAGACTCTGGAAGCCATTGTTGAACCGATGGTCTTGCCTGCGTTGGATTTTAACCAGTTCCAGGAACTCATGCTCCACGACAAAAAAGCGGATCAGAAATCAGTCCATTTTATTTTACTGAAAAATGTGGGAACCTGCTTTATCAACAAACACACTTCGGTAGAATCATTATGGGAAGTATTTCAGACGTTTCTGATACGCTTCCCCAAGCTAATACGGCTTGAAACTCAAGGGGGCTGA
- a CDS encoding NADP-dependent isocitrate dehydrogenase, with the protein MTEQTIIYTLTDEAPALATYSLLPILQAYTKGSGISLVTRDISLSGRIIANFPEKLTEEQKIADDLAELGELCLKPEANIIKLPNISASIPQLKDAIKELQAKGYNIPDYPEDPKTDAEKELKARFAKVSGSAVNPVLREGNSDRRASTSIKRYGQKNPHRMMKAWPKDSKTRVAHMSEKDFFEMERSTTVEKAGNVRIEFVSSDGSVKILKEKTALMKGEIIDATVMNVRALRQFYAAQIAQAQKEGVLLSLHLKATMMKVSDPIMFGHCVSVFFQEVFEKHSAVFKQLGVNPNNGLGDLYSKIQTLPEAQCKEIEADIQAVYKKRPQLAMVDSGKGITNLHAPNDIIVDASMPVVVRDGGQMWGADDKLHDTIAIIPDRSYATMYQTIIEDCQKHGAFNPATMGSVSNVGLMAQKAEEYGSHDKTFEAATAGTIRVVDDSGVVLLTQTVEQGDIFRMCQTRDIPVQDWVKLAITRARATGAPAIFWLDEKRAHDAQIIAKVKKYLPTHDTKGLDIRIMTPQDALQFSVERIRKGEDTISVTGNVLRDYLTDLFPILELGTSAKMLSIVPLLAGGGLFETGAGGSAPKHVQQFLKEGHLRWDSLGEFCAMVPSFEQVDATFNNEKAKTFANTLDQAIGKFLENEKSPSRKVNEIDNRGSHFYLALYWAQTLAQQTTDKDLQARFSKVANELAAKESKIVAELNAAQGRPVDIGGYFRPDEEKTSKAMRPSPTFNAIIDAI; encoded by the coding sequence ATGACCGAACAAACCATTATTTACACGCTTACAGATGAAGCTCCTGCACTGGCCACTTATTCATTACTGCCCATTCTACAGGCCTACACTAAAGGTTCAGGCATTTCGCTAGTTACCAGAGACATATCCCTGTCAGGCAGGATCATCGCCAACTTCCCGGAAAAGCTGACTGAGGAGCAAAAAATCGCGGACGATCTGGCTGAATTGGGAGAACTCTGCCTCAAGCCGGAAGCCAACATTATCAAACTCCCCAACATCAGCGCGTCCATTCCCCAATTGAAAGACGCCATCAAGGAATTGCAGGCAAAAGGCTACAACATTCCGGATTATCCTGAAGACCCCAAAACGGATGCTGAGAAAGAATTGAAGGCACGATTTGCCAAAGTATCAGGAAGTGCCGTCAATCCCGTACTGCGGGAAGGAAACTCTGATCGACGTGCTTCCACCTCGATCAAACGGTATGGCCAGAAGAATCCGCACCGTATGATGAAGGCGTGGCCTAAAGATTCGAAAACCCGTGTGGCTCACATGAGTGAGAAAGATTTTTTCGAGATGGAACGGTCAACAACAGTTGAAAAAGCCGGAAACGTCCGCATTGAGTTTGTCAGCAGTGATGGTTCCGTCAAGATCCTCAAGGAAAAAACGGCGTTGATGAAAGGCGAAATCATCGATGCCACTGTCATGAATGTTCGTGCGTTACGCCAGTTCTATGCGGCTCAGATTGCGCAGGCTCAAAAAGAGGGCGTACTCCTGTCTCTGCATTTGAAAGCAACCATGATGAAAGTCTCTGACCCCATTATGTTTGGTCATTGTGTTTCCGTATTTTTTCAGGAGGTTTTTGAAAAACACAGTGCGGTCTTTAAACAACTGGGCGTCAATCCCAACAATGGCCTGGGCGATTTGTACAGTAAAATCCAGACACTGCCTGAAGCTCAATGCAAAGAAATTGAAGCCGACATTCAGGCTGTTTACAAAAAACGTCCGCAACTGGCAATGGTTGATTCCGGCAAAGGTATCACCAACCTGCATGCGCCCAATGATATCATTGTGGACGCGTCCATGCCGGTCGTGGTTCGTGACGGTGGCCAAATGTGGGGTGCTGATGACAAACTGCATGACACGATCGCCATCATTCCAGATCGCTCCTACGCCACCATGTATCAAACCATCATTGAAGATTGTCAAAAACACGGAGCCTTTAATCCTGCCACCATGGGCAGTGTCTCCAACGTAGGCTTGATGGCTCAGAAAGCCGAAGAATACGGTTCCCATGACAAGACCTTCGAAGCCGCGACTGCCGGAACCATCCGTGTGGTTGATGATTCAGGTGTCGTGCTACTGACGCAAACGGTTGAACAGGGAGATATTTTCCGTATGTGTCAAACCCGGGATATTCCAGTGCAGGACTGGGTCAAACTGGCAATCACCCGGGCCAGGGCTACAGGCGCTCCCGCGATTTTCTGGCTTGATGAAAAACGGGCACATGACGCGCAGATCATTGCCAAAGTGAAAAAGTATCTGCCCACTCATGATACAAAGGGACTGGATATTCGCATCATGACTCCGCAGGATGCCCTGCAATTTTCTGTTGAACGCATTCGCAAAGGCGAAGATACCATTTCTGTAACGGGGAACGTTCTGCGTGACTATCTCACCGATCTGTTCCCGATTCTGGAACTCGGAACCAGTGCAAAAATGCTGTCGATTGTGCCATTGCTGGCTGGCGGCGGTCTGTTTGAGACAGGCGCCGGAGGGTCAGCGCCCAAGCATGTTCAGCAGTTTCTCAAAGAAGGGCATTTGCGTTGGGATTCCCTGGGCGAATTCTGCGCCATGGTGCCTTCTTTCGAACAGGTTGACGCTACCTTCAATAATGAGAAGGCCAAAACTTTTGCGAATACCCTGGATCAGGCCATCGGCAAATTTCTGGAAAACGAAAAATCCCCATCTCGCAAGGTCAATGAAATTGATAACCGCGGAAGCCATTTCTATCTGGCGCTCTACTGGGCCCAAACACTGGCACAGCAAACCACGGACAAAGATCTGCAGGCTCGCTTTTCCAAAGTTGCCAACGAGTTGGCCGCCAAGGAAAGTAAAATTGTTGCGGAACTGAATGCCGCACAAGGACGCCCGGTGGATATCGGCGGCTATTTCCGACCCGATGAAGAAAAAACATCAAAAGCCATGCGCCCCAGCCCCACCTTCAATGCCATCATTGATGCCATCTGA
- a CDS encoding DUF4175 family protein encodes METDFQEIQRFFARYRNGLRFRKISRYYAGCLLGLLVAALLLPDSFAGYTAWLTCLLSFLLCLGYGMLVTRQHSSLKQLYLKHPSLAEALYSCLQLSTNKTPESSSWWLQQHLKKTNTLLKQTPEIFQCRFIRILSGLVLLQTLFAFSLVPSIRDSWNTLTGITPHHPSEYSCKILFASYLRKDAEFLTEVPKTLSLPQGSRLEISYTGKESPPSGNYYKTATDQNALEWNDQADRWLLTFSPQTSGTLYLSGTRQRHSLEILPDQPPSVEVQWSLPPYIFDASNLSVVLKVQDDHGLQSIILHYRIEGLRENHQEIIQQFDGLFDNYHETYPWNLSESAVKSGDEITAWIEVTDSDTLSGPHIVVSDNINFKVLDAQAYHQNLIKKFNKLLELEGELLGALDMRHPEKSSAQELQLLETLDTIDKDAPFDLFLSPELRQYSAELREKLNHYHNQPKR; translated from the coding sequence ATGGAAACTGACTTTCAGGAAATACAACGTTTTTTCGCCCGCTATCGCAATGGTCTGCGGTTTCGGAAGATCAGCCGCTATTATGCGGGTTGTCTGCTGGGATTGCTGGTTGCGGCTCTGCTGTTGCCGGATTCTTTTGCCGGTTATACCGCATGGCTGACCTGTCTGCTCAGTTTTCTGCTGTGCCTGGGCTATGGAATGTTGGTCACACGACAGCATTCCAGCCTGAAACAGCTCTATCTCAAACATCCGTCTCTGGCCGAAGCTCTTTACAGTTGCCTTCAATTAAGCACCAACAAAACGCCAGAATCTTCTTCATGGTGGCTCCAGCAACATCTCAAAAAAACGAACACACTGCTCAAACAAACTCCTGAAATTTTTCAGTGCCGCTTTATCAGAATCCTCAGTGGACTCGTCTTGTTACAAACCCTGTTCGCCTTCAGTCTGGTCCCTTCTATCCGGGATTCCTGGAACACACTGACGGGAATCACGCCACACCATCCCTCAGAATATTCCTGTAAAATCCTGTTTGCCAGCTATCTGAGAAAAGACGCGGAATTTTTGACCGAGGTGCCGAAGACACTCTCATTGCCACAGGGAAGTCGTCTGGAAATCAGCTATACAGGTAAGGAGTCACCACCTTCAGGCAATTATTACAAAACAGCTACAGACCAGAACGCCCTTGAATGGAATGATCAAGCGGACAGATGGCTTCTGACATTTTCTCCGCAAACTTCAGGAACCCTGTATCTTTCAGGAACCCGACAACGCCATTCGTTAGAGATCCTGCCTGACCAGCCGCCATCGGTTGAAGTGCAATGGTCGTTGCCCCCATATATCTTTGATGCTTCCAATCTGTCTGTGGTGTTGAAGGTTCAGGATGATCACGGCCTCCAGAGCATCATCCTGCATTACCGCATTGAGGGACTCCGTGAAAACCATCAGGAAATCATTCAGCAGTTTGATGGATTGTTTGATAACTATCATGAAACTTATCCATGGAATCTGTCAGAATCTGCCGTAAAATCCGGAGATGAAATTACAGCATGGATTGAGGTTACCGATTCCGACACCTTGTCTGGACCACACATTGTGGTGTCTGATAACATCAACTTCAAAGTGCTGGATGCTCAGGCGTACCACCAGAATCTGATTAAAAAATTCAATAAACTACTGGAACTTGAAGGTGAGTTGCTTGGAGCGCTGGATATGCGGCATCCTGAAAAATCCAGTGCACAGGAACTCCAGTTGCTGGAAACCCTGGACACCATTGACAAGGACGCCCCTTTTGATCTGTTTCTCTCTCCGGAACTCAGACAATATAGTGCTGAACTCAGAGAAAAACTGAATCACTACCACAATCAGCCAAAACGCTAA
- a CDS encoding HNH endonuclease: MSNERVPAELRRIVMDRAQGCCEYCHSQSKFATQSFSVEHIIPVNKGGNSELGNLALACQGCNNHKYTRTEGTDPVGHQIVLLFHPRQHQWNEHFVWNHDCTLMIGLTPTGRTTIDILRLNRPGLVNLRKILYETGEHPPLMH, from the coding sequence ATGTCTAATGAACGTGTACCTGCTGAACTGAGACGGATTGTCATGGATCGAGCCCAAGGGTGTTGCGAATATTGCCATAGTCAGTCAAAGTTTGCCACTCAGTCTTTTTCTGTGGAACACATTATTCCGGTGAACAAAGGAGGAAACTCCGAATTGGGGAATCTTGCGTTAGCCTGTCAGGGATGTAACAACCACAAATACACCAGAACAGAAGGAACAGATCCTGTGGGGCACCAGATTGTGCTACTCTTCCATCCACGTCAACATCAATGGAATGAACATTTTGTCTGGAATCACGATTGTACCTTAATGATAGGGTTGACACCTACTGGACGAACCACCATAGACATTTTGCGATTGAATCGCCCGGGATTGGTGAATTTAAGAAAGATTCTCTATGAAACAGGAGAACACCCGCCTCTTATGCACTGA